A portion of the Fulvia fulva chromosome 1, complete sequence genome contains these proteins:
- a CDS encoding Glutaminase A — translation MTLPMAPSKAWQAYLLACIATIGPSPLVSAAPNSNTIYGPVRPPAIPLAVRSPYLSAWSTTAEGATLNSKNPTFFNGAELGWEGFIMVDGVAYEYLEAGAQELPERGHTTPATQTHVQYDSQWSNFTFTAGPLEVIASFFSPVLPQDTCRTSIPVSYMLTTFFARDGEAHDVKLYSDVQGASWFDPTGQAPVQGAPYDACSGCNETHDPPDPVSVWVIRLTEETTFAEVDDRPAWGNLTYASSPYDASSFSSLQGRSADVRARFLAVPMSNQKSAEIANPDLVFAFTHTFPNATNGSALYSIGLSQQPAIQYLTASGLAMVEDHYRDFYRVAAMGAAFEVQLRSDVREYYTISGNDTGLSLTKDTQSDSTLPTELTIEAQNYYSIVALSARQVMGAYVLTKPPDSARTFATDHTKPWMWQKEISSNGNMNTVDVIFPAMPFFLYANSDLLSSLLTPLYAFQYSGFYPNPWSIHDLGARFPNATGHVAGDDEPMPVEESANMLIMSLAYAQFSDQSAAVAHGLYLYDIWKQWAEYLVKYTLIPESQLSTDDFAGTLHNQTNLAIKGIVALEAMNVISKVLNKTEWLADYGSIPREYITKWEMLAIEPGTEHTSLTYQLRSSWGLLYNTFPDLLLGPDIVPKNVSAMQCKWYHEVSQEFGVPLDNRHGYTKSDWEMWTAATCDAKTRAIFVNAMAHWINTTSTGLPMSDLYETTGTGGHPESPAFIEFKARPVVGGHYSLLAMVMKRKIEEAAANGSSRTFPRAKYMDLAQLGHCDS, via the exons ATGACACTCCCCATGGCTCCATCGAAAGCATGGCAGGCATATCTTCTTGCATGCATTGCAACTATAGGGCCAAGTCCTCTGGTATCCGCCGCACCGAACTCCAACACAATTTACGGTCCTGTACGACCTCCAGCGATCCCACTTGCGGTCAGATCCCCGTATCTCAGCGCCTGGTCAACCACCGCAGAGGGTGCGACCTTAAACAGCAAAAACCCTACCTTTTTCAACGGAGCCGAACTTGGTTGGGAAGGATTCATCATGGTTGATGGTGTGGCATACGAATATCTCGAGGCTGGAGCTCAAGAACTGCCGGAACGAGGACACACCACTCCAGCGACTCAGACTCACGTTCAATACGACAGCCAATGGAGCAATTTTACCTTCACGGCGGGACCTCTAGAGGTCATTGCGAGCTTCTTCTCGCCAGTGCTACCCCAAGACACATGTCGCACGAGTATTCCGGTCAGCTATATGTTGACGACTTTCTTTGCTCGAGATGGCGAGGCCCATGATGTGAAGCTCTATTCAGATGTTCAGGGTGCGTCGTGGTTCGACCCTACCGGTCAGGCGCCGGTACAAGGTGCGCCTTACGATGCCTGCTCTGGATGTAACGAAACTCATGATCCTCCTGATCCCGTCTCAGTCTGGGTGATCCGACTGACCGAAGAGACCACATTTGCGGAGGTTGACGATCGTCCAGCATGGGGAAACCTCACATACGCATCAAGTCCTTATGACGCTTCGAGCTTCAGTTCTCTGCAAGGCAGAAGCGCCGATGTGAGAGCCCGGTTTCTGGCCGTACCCATGTCAAACCAGAAGTCAGCCGAGATCGCGAATCCGGATCTTGTATTTGCATTCACCCATACATTTCCTAACGCCACCAACGGAAGTGCCCTTTACTCCATCGGTTTATCTCAGCAACCGGCGATCCAGTACTTGACCGCTAGCGGACTTGC CATGGTTGAAGACCATTACCGCGATTTCTATCGGGTAGCAGCAATGGGCGCAGCGTTTGAAGTTCAGCTACGTAGCGACGTTCGAGAGTACTATACCATTAGTGGTAACGACACCGGTCTCTCACTCACAAAGGACACACAATCGGACAGCACGTTGCCAACAGAGCTTACCATTGAAGCACAGAACTACTACTCAATTGTCGCGCTCTCAGCTCGACAAGTGATGGGCGCATATGTCTTGACCAAGCCACCCGACTCTGCTAGGACGTTTGCAACCGATCATACGAAACCATGGATG TGGCAAAAGGAGATTTCTTCTAACGGCAACATGAACACAGTCGATGTCATCTTCCCTGCCATGCCCTTCTTCCTGTACGCCAACTCGGATCTTCTCTCATCTCTCCTCACACCACTGTACGCCTTTCAATACAGCGGTTTCTATCCCAATCCTTGGAGCATTCACGATCTCGGCGCACGCTTCCCCAACGCGACCGGTCATGTTGCTGGCGACGACGAACCTATGCCAGTAGAGGAATCAGCAAATATGTTAATCATGTCCCTGGCATATGCTCAGTTCAGCGATCAAAGCGCAGCGGTGGCGCATGGCTTGTATCTCTACGACATCTGGAAGCAATGGGCTGAATATCTTGTCAAGTACACCCTCATCCCGGAAAGTCAGCTAAGTACCGATGACTTTGCTGGCACGCTACATAATCAGACCAACCTCGCCATCAAAGGGATCGTCGCACTGGAAGCTATGAATGTCATCAGCAAGGTTCTCAACAAGACTGAATGGCTGGCCGATTATGGCTCTATCCCGAGGGAGTACATCACAAA GTGGGAGATGCTTGCGATTGAGCCAGGTACCGAGCATACATCTTTGACATACCAGCTCCGCTCCTCGTGGGGTCTACTGTACAATACCTTTCCGGACTTACTCCTAGGCCCGGATATTGTGCCGAAGAATGTCTCTGCGATGCAGTGCAAGTGGTATCATGAGGTATCTCAGGAGTTTGGAGTACCTTTGGACAACAGACATGGCTACACGAAGAGTGATTGGGAGATGTGGACGGCTGCTACGTGTGACGCGAAGACCAGGGCCATATTTGTGAATGCTATGGCACACTGGATCAATACGACGTCGACTGGATTGCCGATGTCGGATCTGTATGAG ACAACTGGCACTGGTGGCCACCCAGAATCACCAGCTTTCATTGAATTCAAGGCCCGACCTGTCGTTGGAGGCCACTACAGTCTGCTAGCGATGGTGATGAAGAGGAAGATCGAGGAGGCCGCTGCGAATGGTTCTTCCAGGACGTTCCCGAGAGCGAAATACATGGATCTTGCCCAGCTCGGCCATTGTGATTCGTGA
- a CDS encoding Peroxisomal membrane protein 4 yields MADSLKQLQATFERIILDPKYKQPLVLLKAIRNGAVYGTKVRFPHALVMIFLFRSGTVQEKIKLVYKATRQHARNLALFAFLYKSSMLMLRKASGDKQHHSHTFLAGLFGGYWVFGHGKRATSSVNQQIVIYVFARVVLALAKLAVQPPGDNALVGSHYGGHGGAGFLGLNAEHTKAVQRYAWPVFASVSWASVMWLFEGYPDTLQNSLRSSMTYIYANAEKWDSSRNFLLHNK; encoded by the exons ATGGCCGACTCGCTGAAGCAACTACAG GCCACCTTCGAACGCATAATCCTCGATCCCAAGTACAAACAGCCACTCGTCCTCCTCAAAGCCATTCGCAATGGCGCAGTGTACGGCACCAAAGTCCGCTTTCCTCACGCCCTCGTCATGATCTTCCTCTTCCGATCCGGCACAGTCCAGGAGAAGATCAAGTTGGTCTACAAAGCCACGCGGCAACATGCGCGAAATCTGGCATTGTTCGCCTTTCTCTACAAGAGCTCGATGCTTATGCTGCGGAAAGCCTCCGGTGACAAGCAACACCACTCGCACACGTTCCTGGCTGGCTTGTTCGGCGGATACTGGGTCTTTGGACACGGGAAGAGAGCAACGAGCAGTGTTAACCAGCAGATCGTGATATACGTCTTTGCGCGCGTGGTGCTGGCACTCGCGAAACTCGCCGTGCAACCGCCTGGTGACAATGCGCTGGTGGGCTCACATTACGGCGGACACGGCGGCGCGGGGTTCCTCGGCCTGAACGCTGAGCATACGAAAGCCGTGCAGAGATATGCCTGGCCAGTGTTTGCCAGTGTTAGCTGGGCGAGTGTGATGTGGCTTTTCGAGGGCTATCCGGATACGCTGCAGAACAGCTTACGCAGCAGCATGACATACAT ATATGCCAATGCAGAAAAATGGGATTCGTCGCGGAACTTCTTGTTGCACAACAAATGA
- a CDS encoding 54S ribosomal protein L33, mitochondrial gives MAYFRITLLRSAIGLPRKTWGVLEALGLRKRLTTVYHPVSPSVAGQIFAVKELVDVQEVDQALSKDELKELRRPDPGFYVEKRAKDVRTGL, from the coding sequence ATGGCCTACTTCCGCATCACACTCCTGAGATCTGCCATTGGCCTCCCTCGGAAGACATGGGGCGTGCTCGAAGCACTCGGCCTCAGGAAACGTCTCACCACTGTCTACCACCCAGTTTCGCCCTCAGTCGCCGGTCAGATCTTCGCAGTCAAGGAGTTGGTCGACGTTCAGGAGGTGGATCAAGCTTTGTCCAAGGATGAGTTGAAGGAATTGAGGAGGCCAGATCCCGGCTTTTATGTCGAGAAAAGAGCGAAGGATGTCAGGACAGGACTGTGA
- a CDS encoding Exocyst complex component sec6 produces the protein MNDGSLEDTTSKLAELLKNPDDLDKLPSLRGEFTRKKAAIDGQLKHGLKEQLEITQNGMTSINEGQKIVGLIKEEMMKIDKLCAEAQGMIEDFPEINKMSVMQRNFAAVESVKASIDTFGQQLSELEALLKEDEEDMDNQPNLLAVHAGLTGLRDVRDQAMDQVKGSADGESGLELIENLPLEGGVTLRDHFARLDDVVDWFDEHVGTACINIISIVQAGNNGLVVRLALVIEEEEKKDRQTKALQDAQREFQDVASRFKSINVGQRELRGYKKKFLQAVEASATAQFEQVKQAFDEDPEKLEKAVRWFFNDLNTVKLGLQELMPKKWKIFQTFTNIYHKLMHDFLVQRLDDKDITPVHMLAILNWVEKYYSKMTRLGMKPEELRPHVIDERETELVREYRSLITRAVEEWMDRMAASDRKTFLSRTEGSLDQDADDQLHTKSLSDMWTMLREQLAVAQSSGRPDVVEGVVDAMIRALKGRQQMWERLVDDEYRKVEMAQDTSALEGVGTLQEWLVAIANDQITNIDDDPEHNAMSFLTRFKADFEPLVTPSYAITSSTEIEHLTNGYVDLATHCMSLFAAIIFATDIKPVLSEFFTQSWYQKKTMASITTTFEDYLKDFTGILHPSLQDIFIEELADALLQRYLECVKNKGVKFRRQDPFTEKIKDDVVTVFNFFSQHGAAFDLVKDKWRAVNSFENILSAPKGPGVVEAFERMKTGYWDVQIGWVEAVLRSRDDFDRGMLSSIKNTAANMSVERGPETVLGKVK, from the coding sequence ATGAACGATGGATCGCTGGAAGACACAACCTCGAAGCTCGCCGAGCTGCTCAAGAACCCGGACGACCTCGACAAGCTGCCCTCCCTCCGCGGCGAGTTCACGCGCAAGAAGGCGGCCATCGACGGCCAGCTCAAGCATGGCCTTAAGGAACAGCTCGAGATCACCCAGAATGGTATGACGAGCATCAACGAAGGCCAAAAAATTGTCGGCCTGATCAAGGAAGAGATGATGAAGATTGACAAGCTATGCGCCGAAGCCCAGGGCATGATCGAGGACTTCCCCGAGATTAACAAGATGAGCGTGATGCAGAGGAACTTTGCGGCTGTGGAGAGTGTCAAGGCGAGCATAGACACCTTTGGCCAGCAGTTGAGTGAGCTGGAGGCGCTCTTGAAGGAGGACGAGGAGGACATGGACAATCAGCCTAATCTGTTGGCTGTGCATGCTGGCTTGACTGGACTGCGGGATGTGCGAGATCAGGCGATGGATCAGGTCAAGGGCAGTGCCGACGGTGAGAGCGGCCTGGAGCTGATCGAGAACCTCCCGCTCGAGGGAGGCGTCACATTACGGGACCACTTTGCGCGGCTGGACGACGTGGTAGACTGGTTCGACGAGCACGTCGGCACAGCGTGTATCAACATCATATCTATTGTACAAGCAGGAAATAATGGTCTGGTTGTACGCTTGGCGCTGGTCATAGAGGAGGAAGAGAAGAAAGATCGCCAAACGAAAGCATTACAAGACGCGCAACGAGAGTTTCAAGACGTTGCATCACGATTCAAGAGCATAAATGTTGGTCAAAGAGAGCTTCGTGGCTACAAGAAAAAGTTCTTGCAAGCTGTGGAAGCCAGCGCCACCGCACAATTCGAGCAAGTCAAGCAAGCATTCGATGAGGACCCAGAGAAATTGGAGAAGGCCGTCAGGTGGTTCTTCAACGATCTCAACACTGTCAAGCTGGGACTGCAGGAATTGATGCCGAAGAAGTGGAAGATCTTTCAAACGTTTACGAACATCTACCACAAGCTCATGCATGACTTTCTTGTGCAGAGGCTGGACGATAAGGACATCACACCTGTGCACATGCTGGCAATTCTCAACTGGGTGGAGAAGTACTACAGCAAGATGACACGGCTTGGCATGAAGCCAGAAGAGCTACGACCTCACGTAATCGACGAGCGCGAGACGGAGCTTGTTCGCGAATATCGCAGTCTCATCACCCGCGCTGTGGAAGAATGGATGGACCGTATGGCAGCTTCAGACCGCAAGACGTTCCTCTCGCGTACAGAAGGAAGTTTGGACCAGGATGCCGATGATCAACTACACACGAAGAGTCTGAGCGATATGTGGACTATGCTTAGAGAGCAGCTCGCAGTCGCGCAGTCTTCCGGACGGCCCGATGTGGTTGAGGGTGTTGTAGACGCCATGATCCGCGCGCTCAAAGGTCGACAGCAGATGTGGGAACGTCTTGTGGACGACGAGTATCGCAAGGTCGAGATGGCGCAAGACACATCCGCTCTCGAAGGCGTCGGCACATTGCAAGAGTGGCTCGTTGCAATTGCCAACGATCAAATCACTAACATTGATGACGACCCGGAGCATAACGCCATGTCGTTCTTGACCCGTTTCAAGGCAGACTTCGAACCACTTGTGACACCTTCGTACGCAATCACATCCAGCACTGAGATCGAACATCTCACAAACGGTTACGTCGATCTTGCGACACATTGCATGTCCCTTTTCGCAGCAATAATTTTCGCCACAGATATCAAGCCGGTGCTCAGCGAATTCTTTACACAGTCGTGGTACCAGAAGAAGACCATGGCATCCATTACAACCACGTTCGAAGACTACCTCAAGGATTTTACTGGCATATTACACCCATCACTACAAGACATCTTTATCGAAGAGCTCGCCGACGCGTTACTCCAGCGCTACCTCGAATGTGTTAAGAACAAGGGCGTCAAGTTCCGCCGCCAGGACCCCTTCACCGAGAAAATCAAGGACGACGTGGTCACGGTTTTCAACTTCTTCAGTCAACATGGCGCAGCTTTTGACTTGGTCAAGGACAAGTGGCGTGCGGTTAATTCCTTTGAGAACATCTTGTCCGCGCCGAAGGGCCCAGGTGTTGTGGAAGCCTTTGAAAGGATGAAAACTGGGTACTGGGACGTGCAGATAGGATGGGTCGAAGCTGTACTGCGGTCGCGAGATGACTTTGATCGTGGGATGCTCAGTAGCATCAAGAATACTGCGGCGAATATGAGTGTGGAAAGAGGACCAGAAACTGTCCTGGGCAAGGTCAAGTGA
- a CDS encoding 4-hydroxytryptamine kinase, with product MSSMDLTTEQGMQTYLRSNLYPTCHKVKRLPEGYGSFVYRVWQDDNSSPPTMIAKHSANYAARAPGWKLDQTRLGYEYAALALLSQPPFHHPGIRVPATYHFLKHHWLLLLEDLGPLPSVKSYLAPGLSTSQASTIGTILGSYLANIHNNTSTNNATILSQFSGNETARTLSSSFYFTQLPAIAAEHGYSGPHIQTAADQAIHDINHGNEVLTLGDFWTGNVLIDPEALELYVIDLELAKPGTADFDIGQMAAEMYFVAAFRDHTLGMAALRAYFQAYRAQRQEKVDVAKVAIRIAAHIFVIGTRYWQADADAQNFKKQLVVADELLRLGVARDENALRDTIVGSLIS from the exons ATGTCGAGCATGGACCTGACCACAGAGCAAGGCATGCAAACATATCTCCGCTCAAATCTATACCCAACATGCCACAAAGTAAAACGATTACCAGAAGGCTACGGTAGCTTCGTGTACCGCGTATGGCAAGACGATAACTCATCACCTCCCACGATGATTGCAAAGCACAGTGCGAATTATGCAGCGAGAGCACCGGGCTGGAAGCTCGATCAAACCAGACTG GGTTATGAGTACGCTGCCCTCGCCCTCCTCTCCCAGCCTCCCTTCCATCATCCAGGCATCCGTGTCCCAGCAACGTACCACTTTTTAAAACACCACTGGCTCCTCCTGCTCGAAGACCTAGGTCCCCTTCCCAGCGTCAAGTCCTACCTCGCCCCAGGCCTCTCCACCAGCCAAGCCAGCACCATCGGCACAATCCTCGGGTCCTACCTCGCAAATATACACAACAACACCTCAACCAACAACGCCACCATCCTCTCCCAATTTTCTGGCAACGAAACGGCAAGAACACTCTCCTCAAGCTTCTACTTCACCCAACTGCCCGCAATCGCCGCAGAGCACGGCTACAGCGGCCCACACATCCAGACCGCAGCAGATCAAGCAATCCACGACATCAATCATGGAAACGAAGTTCTCACACTCGGAGATTTCTGGACTGGAAATGTCCTCATTGACCCTGAAGCTCTTGAGCTTTACGTGATTGATCTAGAACTCGCGAAGCCTGGCACGGCGGACTTTGATATCGGGCAAATGGCGGCGGAGATGTATTTTGTCGCTGCATTTCGGGACCATACATTGGGCATGGCGGCACTCAGGGCGTACTTTCAAGCGTATCGAGCGCAGAGACAGGAGAAGGTAGACGTGGCGAAAGTAGCGATAAGGATCGCCGCGCATATTTTTGTGATTGGGACGAGGTACTGGCAGGCTGATGCAGATGCTCAGAACTTCAAGAAGCAGCTGGTAGTTGCTGATGAGTTGCTGAGACTAGGGGTTGCGCGGGATGAGAATGCTCTTAGAGATACCATTGTTGGAAGCCTGATCAGCTAG
- a CDS encoding putative rhamnogalacturonate lyase C — MEEPIKTRILIISDTHGAPLVKEHGRKDPFAPFEKPLPKADVLIHCGDMTTTGGITQYHDTLDMLKQIDATAKFVTAGNHDLSLDKDYTLSHAQSEDMTYEEATALTTRAHDLWISPTGRAKREGVTYLEEGVHVHSLPNGATMSICASPYTPEFCDWGFPYDRDDDRFNGEGTKLSDAATVTSQPIPAPSETPIDVFVTHGPPYGRRDRTQDGMLVGCPHLLRAAMRARPMLHCFGHIHEGWGAERVSWSPSADTVTKSPCTIRQWTKEAAWKAGVANNGEGISKIKTDRDEAEQDHAVFVDASRTGKPIQRGTETLMVNASIMNVRYRPINAPWVIDIDLPRAKAA, encoded by the exons ATGGAGGAGCCGATCAAGACGCGCATCTTGATCATATCCGACACGCACGGCGCGCCTCTCGTCAAAGAACATGGCAGAAAAGACCCCTTCGCGCCCTTTGAAAAGCCGCTCCCGAAGGCTGATGTGTTGATTCACTGCGGTGACATGA CTACGACCGGCGGCATCACGCAATACCACGACACACTGGATATGCTCAAACAAATCGACGCCACTGCCAAATTTGTCACCGCAGGTAACCACGACCTCTCGTTGGACAAGGATTACACCTTATCACATGCTCAAAGTGAGGACATGACCTACGAAGAGGCAACAGCGCTTACGACCCGTGCACATGACCTCTGGATCTCACCTACTGGCCGTGCTAAACGGGAAGGAGTAACATATCTTGAGGAAGGCGTGCATGTGCATAGTCTTCCGAATGGGGCAACCATGTCGATCTGCGCGTCGCCCTATACACCAGAATTCTGCGACTGGGGCTTTCCGTACGATAGAGATGACGACCGCTTCAATGGTGAGGGAACGAAGCTCAGCGATGCGGCTACCGTCACTTCACAGCCCATACCCGCCCCTTCTGAGACGCCAATTGACGTCTTTGTCACCCATGGACCTCCTTACGGACGACGCGACAGGACGCAAGATGGAATGCTAGTGGGTTGCCCTCACCTGCTTCGTGCGGCGATGCGAGCGCGTCCGATGCTTCATTGCTTCGGACACATTCACGAAGGCTGGGGTGCTGAGCGCGTCTCGTGGTCACCCTCAGCAGACACGGTCACCAAGTCACCTTGCACGATCAGGCAATGGACGAAGGAAGCAGCCTGGAAGGCAGGTGTGGCCAATAACGGCGAGGGCATCTCGAAGATAAAGACCGACCGAGACGAAGCCGAGCAGGATCATGCGGTATTCGTCGATGCCTCGCGGACTGGAAAGCCAATCCAGCGGGGAACGGAGACACTGATGGTCAACGCATCCATCATGAACGTTAG GTACCGACCGATAAATGCCCCCTGGGTCATCGACATCGACTTGCCGCGAGCTAAAGCTGCCTGA